Within the Miscanthus floridulus cultivar M001 chromosome 2, ASM1932011v1, whole genome shotgun sequence genome, the region TACTGGgtgtgattcgaagtagtggtgtagcttcctcttcgtgatgaggacggtgtacaggagcttttggatttgggggtagcgggtctttgagtcagatagtacctcgctaatgaaggACATATGGCATTGTACTTtgagagcatgcccctcttcttcctgctccactaccagggctgcgctgaccacttgtgtggtggccgctatgtagaaCAGAAGGGATTCTTCCTTGGTGGGAGCaaccaggatcggggcctttgtcaggagctgcttaaccatgtcaagtgcttcctaggcctcggatgtccattcgaagtgattggctttctttaggagtcgataaagggggagacctcgttcgccgaggcatgagatgaagcggttGAGCGCAGTGAGGCACCCCGTAACCcactgtaccccctttatgttctaaatctggcccatcctcatgatggccgagattttcttcgggttggcttcgatgccacactcggagacgatgaagccgagcagcatgaccctcgagaccccaaaaacgcacttctcgggattgagtttgatgtcatttgCCTGGAGTTTTgaaaaggtctgctcaagatcagcaACAAGATGGTCAACCtatttggacttgactacgatgttgtcaacataggcctcaacggtccgcctgaTGAGGTCCTTgaaacatttgagcatacaacactggtatgtagccccagcgttctttagatcGAACGAcattgagatgtagcagaacgatccgaagggggtgatgaaagatgtcgcgagctagtcggactctttcatcgtgatttgatggtacccggagtatgcatcaaggaagcagagggtttcgcacctcgAGGTAGAGttaactatttggtctatgcgcggcaaaggaaatggatcctttgggcatgctttgttgagactcgtatagtcaacacacatcctccatttcccactcttctgtcatacaagaataggattggctaaccactctgggtggtacacttccttgatgaatccggccaccaaaagctttgtgatctcctcgTCGATGGTCCTGCATTTCCCCTCGTCGAAGCTACGTAAGCGTTATTTTACTGGCTTGGAGtctgggtggatcttcaaggtgtgctcggcaACTTCCcttagaatgcctggcatgtccgagggtttccacatgaagatgtctctgttggcgcggaggaagctgacgagcgcgctttcctattcagaggagagcgtggtaccaatgcgcaccATTTTTCCCTCGGTGTTCTCGAggtctatgaggacttctttAGTGCCCTCCATAGGCTTGAAAGACCCGGTCGACCTCTTGGTGTtgggcgcttcttcggtgacctctttTTTTATGGCGGCGAGCTCTCCGGAGGCGACGATTGTTGTGGCATGACcacaacactcgacctcgcactcataggcatgctggaaggaggtgctgatggtgatgaccccaccaagGCCCggtatttttagcttgaggtatgtatagttggggacggccatgaacttcacgtagcatggacgtcctaggatagcgtggaaggttctagggaactcgaccacctcgaaggtgagggtttccatCCTATAATTAGATGGATCCCTGAAggtaacgggcagatcgatctgcccaagtggcatggcctccTTTCTGGGCAAGATGTTGTGAAAAGGTGCTTGGGTTGGGCGGACGCGTGTCCGATCGATGCCTatttcatcgagcgtcttggcatacatgatgttgaggccgctgcctccatccatcagtattttggtgagccatttcatgccgatgattgggtcgaccacgagcggatatctccctggaTGCGGGAcgctctctaggtggtcggtctgatcgaaggttatggcagactcggaccaccggaggaaggcaggtgtTGCTGGCTCGgttgtatagacctcacggcgtgtgaccttctgacagcgtttggagtcataggccaccgatccttcgaagatcatgaggcaaccgtcCAGTGTCGAAAAGTTGCCATCCTTCCCTTCGAtgtcatccatggtggggtcaaggtccttgctctgctcccctttgttgaagcctccagacaagaatcACCTCATTAGgctgtagtccttgtatagatgcttaaccgagaaggcatggttcggacatagcccctcgagtagtttttcgaaatggttcggagtgccctccgcgggcttccgaccacccttgcggtcagcagtggccacgagcgagtcctcgcgctgtagcttcttgttcttccttttggcaaaacaattggaggcgccttcgctggcgcccttgtcccgccttgccttgccctcgagacgatcgaagatcgctccgaccgcttcTTCTCCCGAGGCacggctggtggcgatgtctaggagttccttggtggtcacGAGCCCTTGCGTCCcaacttatgaaccaaagactcacaggtagtcctgaacaggaaagctcctatgacgtcagcgtcggcgatgttaggtagctcgttgcactatcgggagaagtgccggatgtacccacggagggtttcaccGGCCTTCTGTTgatagtttttgaggtcccatgggttcccaggacgcttatatgtgccctggaagttccccacaaagatctcctttaggttcgcccaactctggattctgttggacgacaggtgttccaaccacactcgtaccgaatcggccaagaacagtggaaggttgcggataatgaagtcatcattattcgcaccaccggcttggcagacaagccgatagtcttcgagccatagtctggggtttgtttccccagagtacttcaggatgttggttggtggccaGTACCTTGacgggaaggcagcgttgaggatgtgccgaccaaAGGTCTGAGGGCCcggtaggccagggctcgggcgcCGATCCTCAtcgctgtcatagcgtccgccaaGGCGAGGGTGATAGCCGCGTCTGGCTCCCTCTCTTGGATCGTCATGGGTATGCCTGCAGGCATCGAGAGTGCTGCGTGCGTCGCGGTTACAGCCGAGACACTGATGCACCAGGACCGCAGTGCGCCGCCTGTCGTcctgtggtgcctggtggaccaaCGCGTCCCTGTCTGGGTGCTCTGAGAGCATGCactggctggcatcgagctcgcattgctgagacaatgagctctcggcctgctacgccgccgcacgctcgagcagcgtgcgaatctcatggtgggcctgatgatcctcgggcgtcgtggccttcgagaggccatggagcaaggccgccgtggcgacgatgttctggcttgcccgggcaaagcgagggagggcttcatcatctacgatgatcctctggttcacgtcatgggccatggcgcgtgcgcccccaccgtctccatggcgttCGATCTTTCGATCGAGCTCCGCGCATTCCTGTTTGAGCTGGAGTCACGCTTTCTCGATCTCCTCGTGTTGAGcttttcagctgctccaccctcatGCGAGGTGGGGCCGTTGTCTCCCCCTTGGCCTCATCGCCGAGGTTGTTCGTTGGGGTAGCTTCCTCCTcggagacgctttcgacgtgtccctcgagggtacccatcatgaagcattcctgggaggggtgatggctccccctactggagtcagagccagagggcgacCCTGGCTCCTCTACGAGGAGATCGTGGAGAGATTCTAtgacgtgttcgatcacccccatgaactcgttgttcgtggggaatgggatcatgcgctgtgtcataaggtggctaacggtcaccgcggcgttgcggagaccgaacggaagcactGTCGGGGCGCTTCGTGCGGggtgttccagagagagggtgaggcagcaTGGGTCCTCCCTAGACGACTGGGGTCCCAGGGAGAcaccgagctggcgctcaagcctcccgtagttgagtccgatggaggggagaggttggatggcagcgtgagccaacgccaactctTCTCCCACCgtaacgatgaagtccaggtcaccaaaacgcacgtgtgcactgggacccagctgattctGTGGCTTgccatccgtggcctgatgttaatATTGGAACGCGgaaaggtcccctacctagcgcgccaactgtcggtgttttgagtaaacaccaacgagtaaatttatatttattgcgcgttgggcccggatggtgtgctaaaagacgcaaggtttatactggttcgggcagaatgtccctacatccattttgtggctgctgcttgtgttattagtactaaaagattcatagtagggggtacaaacggacgagagagggacaggtcctaagtctctgatggaaggatcgaacgggtgctgagagcttggatgATGCTCAgttgtgtgttatgtgatgcatgGTGTGTTCTCTTGATCGGTCCatttagtggggtgtcctgccttcccttttatagaccgaggggaagcagggattacagatgggagaaaggagaaaaaccagaggccaagaaagtcctttgaaggtgccgggtcttcctttcccTCCGAGCTAGCCCTGCTGACACAgtagacggtgccagggatagctccatgttgAGCGTCTGTTCGTTGATGATGCCATGCTCTggcttgatcagcaagtggtcacgtcccgttCCGCCTCGACGGGTGGCACAACGGACCGGGGTGTCGATCTGCAACCCCACGGGGAGTGGGCGGCGCAGTGACTACACGTCCGTCACTGTAGAGGACGCGAGTCTCctcttggaccgtagtggttgtcgtatggttccgttagtatccacgcccgagggccaatggcggcgtccacaacactgttcgggctctgacatgcctggaaaaGCCTTAACACACCCGTCTCGTCATATCCTGTCGGTActttcctgcaggcgtgcagggtatggtccttggtattgcggttaacTTGGGTATCATGTCTTGTCTGCGCACGTAGTTATGAAAGAGTAGCGtgcagacgtcgagcgaggcggagccagcccccggacgtcgggcgaggcggagccaacccccgAACGTCGAGCGATGTAGAAtctgcccctagacgtcgggcgaggcggagccagccccagacgttgggcgaggcggagtctgccctcagacgtcgggcgaggcggagccacccccagacgtcgggcgaggcggagtctgccctcagacgtcgggcgagacggagctagcccccagacatcgggcgaggtggagccggcccccggacgtcgggcgaggcggagccaaccgaGGCGGAGTCtgtccccagacgtcgggcgaggcgaagccagcccccagacgtcgggcgagacggaatctgtccccagacgtcgggcgagacaaaatctgcccccagacgtcgggcgaggcggagccagccctcggacgtcgggcgaggcgaagtctgtccccagacgtcgggcgaggcggagtatgcccccagacgtcgggcgaggcggagccagcccctgtacatcgggcgaggcggagccaacccccggacatcgagcgaggcggagcctgcccccagacgtcgggcgaggcggagccagcctttagggtcggacgaggcggagttaACTCTCGGTCATCAGACAAGAGGCGTAGTCACGTTCTTGCCTATTCGAAAGCATCCACGTTCAATGCTTATTAGGATCTCCTTTTGGTTATCAAGTATTTGACCCCGACAACTGTAACCTCATATCATACTAAAAAGGTACGGTCTACTGTCTGCTCGGCAGTGTTATTTCTGTAGCAGCTGCAGCTGTCGGCTGTCTAATTTCTTCTTTCCAGCTGGTGTAAATGTGAAGTCCTTGCTGTGCGGCACGCGCTTCTGATCAGGCTGGTAATCCTTTTTTTTTCACCACGGTCAAAACCAAATTTCATTACCGTCAACCATCGAAATTACAGGAGTTTGATAACATGTATAACGTACAGTAATAAGAACTAATAAAAAACTGCTAACCTCCCTGGACACCCAAGGGTCCAGCCGAAGTGGCATCCAGAAACCACTTAAAAGTCAAGTGACAAAAGTAGACCGCAAGCAAACTGCCAAAGATTAACCGCACAAACGCTGCCCTATCATTCCTTGCTACAAGCCAAGCACACAGGCTGAATCCAAAGAGACCCTCCTAGATAGAGCGCTACATGTTAATTAACTTGCTGATCGTCATATTGCTTTTTCCCTCCTTATGCGCTTGTTGATTGAAGTGCAGGACCACCGACTTCAGGACTGCTGCACCATGTTCCACCTGGGTAGACACCTCTTGCTTTTGAAGACCTGTCCAATAAGTCAGCAACGAGCATATCATACAGATGATCTCGGTTTGGGATTTTACTCTTTTTCCTTCAAAGCAAGCAGAACAGAATTTCTATAACATATGTTTCCCTCTTCTTGTATTTGAATTAAATAACACTACAACCTCGACTTAAAAAGGCCTAAGTGGACTGCTAGATGTCAACTTTTAAAATACAATGTATAAAATGAGGCAGATCAAATAAATCAACCGTCATATTCTTCTACAAAAACGGGCAATAGAACACCTGAATTGAAATTCTAATTTGCGCAGTGTAGGTAGGATGAAAACAGTTACCTCCTCAGGGTCAATAACCCTTGTCACACAACTTCATATGTAATCAAACCACCGCTTGGCTCTTGCCTGAAGACAGCAAACCTGATACATCTTCAGCATAAGAATAATGATGATGGTCAGGCCTTATCACCAGCACTCCTTTATTGCTTAGTAAGTCTATCACTCCCCAAAGCAGTTCAAATAAGCAGAGATGCATTTTCCCTCAATGAATTCTATTTCAAATTAGCCATCCAAAATGTCAGCATTCCTACTAGACTGACCATGACCAGGCTGCCCCCGACGCCTCTGTTTCTGTCCTTTCCTCTTTGCCTTGGGTTTCTTTTCAAGATCCCTCACCCCACGTCTCTTATACATCTTAAAGCTAACATGTCTCTCCTCCGCCATCTTCCTAACCTTCTCAGTGATCTCAGCAGCAATCTGACGGTTGTACAGCTTCTTCAGCCCCTTCATCAACTTTGCAAATGTGTCAGGCTGTGGCATCAGCCCTGCCTCTAGCATGTCCAAGCAATACAGGCAGGCCTCCTTGACATGTTTCTTCGCATACAATGCATGTATCCAAATAGTCCATGCACTCACATTGAGCTCACAGCCTTTGCTCACAATACATTCCCAAACATCCTTCGCAAGCTCAAGTTTCTCATCTCTGACCAACACATTGAGGAGGTCCTTGAGCACCCCATATTGCGGTGCAACAAAGAGCCCCCTCCCAACCATGTCTTTAAAATAACTGCATGCCTCAATCAGCAAACCCTGCCCAACAAGGCCACTCACCATGATAGCAAATGTATCGACCCCAGGGCTGAGCCCACCACTTTCCATCTCATTCCACAATGTCATGGCTTGCTTGGTCTCCCCAAGCCTGCAGGCCAACCGAATCACCACATTGTATATCTTGAGGTCTGGTGGACACCGGCACTCCCGCATCCTCTCCATCAGCTCCAGGCActcctcaagctgctccttcttCTCGTGTGCAACAAAGAACCCATGGTACACAGCAGCGTCCACCCGCAGGCCATCCCTTGACATGGCGTCCAAGAACTCGTACCCCTGGGATATCTTGCCAGCCTTGCAAAACGTGCTAACCAGGGTGCCGTACGTGACAGCATCAGGCGCGCACCCCTTCCTTCGCATTTCCACAAACACCCGCATGGCCTCATCAACTCTCCCCCTCGAGCCAAGCCCCAGAATGAGGGTGGTGTACGACACCGCGTTCGGCGGGCAGCCACGCAGCTCCATCTGCCCCGCCAGCTCGAACGCGTCCTCGAACCTCCCGTCCGCGACGAAGCCAGCGAGCAGGGTGTTGAAGGCAACGACGTCAAGGGCGACATCCGCAGCCTTCATGCGAGCGAGCACGTGCTTGGCCTCGTCGAGCTAGCCCTGGCGGCACCATCCGTAGAGCAGGGCCGTGTAGTGGCGGAGCGAAAGCGGGAACCGGGGCTGGAGCTCCTCGACAAGCTGCTCGGCGGTGACGACGTGGCCGGCCTTGGAGAGGGACTCGAGGAGGGAAAGAAAGAGGGCGGGCTGGTCGTGGTCGGGGCGGGCGGAGAGCAGTGAGAGCGCGAACGGCAGGAGGCGCGGTTGCGGGAGGCGGCGCAGGACGGGGCACAGGAGGGAGCGGCCGAGGAGTTGAGAGGGGAGCGGCGCGAGGAGGGACGGGGACGGCGCGGAGGAGGCGCGGGAGAAGGACTTGGCGAGGAGAGCTAGGGAGGACGGGAGCGGCGAGGGCAACGACGGGGAGCACCAGTGGAAGAAGTGCAGCGCAAGGGAGGAGGCGGCGCCGCAGCGGCGCAGGACGGCGTCGAGGAGGCGTCGAGACCCGACGCGGACAGCGCGGCGGCGAGCCTCTGCTGGTCGGAGTGGTGGCGGCGGAGGAGCCGGTACGCGTGCTCCGCGGAGGAGGCTAGGCTTggatcgtcggcggcggcggtggagaggcCGCGGCGGAGAGGGGTGGAGAGGAGGCACCGCATGGTCGCGGACTGGCGGGGTGAGTCCGGCTGTGGCCCGTGGCGGACGAGATACACGAAAACTGCTGTATCGACAGCAGACAGACAAATTTTCGTATTCGACCGTATGCTATTTTTTTTTCCTCTTATCTGGTTAAGACTGTAGCATCTGCTTATGTACAAACATACATCAACCCTATAACACCACACTCACACCACACGTACACaaacaaacctacaactataTACTCAGATCCTCACCGGGTCCGTAAACCTGTAAACAACGCATATCGCATTCTCTTTGTAGCTTCACGTGAGAGGCAAGACAAACCCCGGTGAGAGACGCGAGTACGGTTCACAGGAATCGAACTCGCGCCGGCTGCCTGTCCACCGACAGAGGCTAGCCACCCGAGCTTGGGTAATTTTCAGCTGCAAATTGCTCGACTTCTAACTATAACCTACACCGTATGAATTGCACACTCTATCCCCCACTTAAGTTCAACGGTGTTCTAGATCTGCTGAACTATGGTACCGTATTAGATATCTTGGCAAAATATAAATGAACACAATACAGCAGAAGCAGGAAGATATATCATCTATGCTATGCACTGTTTTTATTTTTCGGATCAGGTATCAATTTCCACCAAATGAAATCACCAGGCACCAGGTATAGAGCAGTGAACACAACACAACTCCCAGCTTTAAGTGGCAAGTTTATGGCATTTATGCACGTGAGCACGTCAAGCTAGTGGCTAAACGAACAAAAACACATCTTTTGAACCTATCCTAGTCTACATCGCACAAGCTAATAAATGGAACTCGTGCTACAGCAACAGCAGATACCATTTCATCAAGCTGCCGGCAACAGCTGATTACATATACAAGGCAAGTTACAACTGATCCCAGTCTTTCCCGCATGATCCGATCACGTTGGAAGTTTGCATCAACTTAACCGTTTTTTCTCTCCAATTTAATTGCTTCGTAAGACTTGACAACCTCCTTGAACTTCTCTTCTGCAGCCTCTGCACCAGTCCAAACATTCGTGGTGTTAGTGAATAATGACTGTCAGGAAGCAACTACGTTGGAATTAGAAGAACCACAGTGTCCATGGAGAAAAGAAGATGTTTACCTCTATCATCTTGATTTTGATCAGGATGGACTTCCATTGCTTTTGTTCTAAAAGCAGTCTGCAGCAGGTGAACTCTGAAAGTCAGATAACAAGAGCACAAGACCATAGATCAAGTATGATATACATAGCCCTAAGTCCTGCCAATTTTTTTGGACCTTCCTACAAACATAACTCACTCTTATGAATCTACCCAGTCTATCTCCCCAACTAACCACAACTCCAATAGGCCCAAGGAATTTCCAGTAGAATGGTTATGGAATGAAAATGTCTAGATAAAATAGAGTGAGTGCATATTTGGGCCATAAACTGTCTCTTGCTTAAGAAGACACAAGAGAAGTGTTCAGCCTCTTTATAAAATACAAAATTCTCAGTCATCATCCTCATAATCAGCTCCGTTAAACTAAAAAGAAATTAAAACATGGAAGATTTGATTATAGTAAACTCAAAGGAGATAGTGAAAGGCAATAACCTTGACAAATATAACCATCCCGTATTTGTGACATATATAACTCTAAACATGAAGCCATGGAAACCCTCACTATCCAAGATACCAATACCAATCaaatttaaatgaaaaaaaaagcaGATAGCTAGGTTGGGAATCTTATAGTTGGCTTTTTTTGTTTGTATAATGATCAACATGAGTGTTATCATTAATGTTAGGAGAGAGAACATGTTCTCCAGACATATGAAAATGCAGGGCACAAGGAACAATAGCATGACAGATAAATTGCATTACCTTCACTTCTGCATCTGTATATGGTGTTGCTCGTGATCTACAAAGGAAGAAATATGTTTTACCAGGAAAACAACTGTATGAGATTTGGCATTTGGAATGCAGTACACAGATTTTCAAAGTTCAAGAAAAGGCAGTGGAATCACAGGAAACAGGGATGACAAAATCATTTTGTCCAATAAAACAATATTCAATACCAGTTTACAGTTTCTTCTTTTAAAACAAGAGCAGTAAAATGACAATGAAAATAGCAAAATGTACTTTAAAAAAAGTATGGGAAAATCATTATGCAACAAGAAAGTGCTTGTCAATACCATactataaagggcgtacccagtgcagagagctcccactctgtgcggggtctggggaagggtggcactggcaagccttaccctcgcctgtgcaatgcgaggagatcgcgactcgaacccgggaccttccggtcacagacagtaagactctaccgcttgcactaggctACTATAAAAAGATAAATAGGGAGTTTGTTGTGCAACAGGGAAATATTGATTTGATTTGAGAAAAGCACAAAGCAAATCAATTGGCTCAGCTCATAAATACGGATTTAAAGGCCAAGGACTGAATATTAGTCCAAGACAGTCTACCATGTCACAACTAGATCAAAAGATGAGCAGAAATTCACAGCAAGAGGTTTGAATAAAGACCTGTCAAGACCCAGAACTGCATAGTGATGCGACATAGGATAAACCCTAGGTCCTGCCGGTGTGTATGTCCGTCTATTTTTATGTTCCGAGTGAGAAGTATCAGTCTGCCAATACCAATCATCCCGAGGGATGTAATTGTAGCCACCAGGAGGGCCATTCTCCCTCCAGCTTTCATAACCTCGTCTAAATTTATTCCTCTCTCTGTTGAAAACACTTTGCATATGCCTTATTCTTTGCTGGAAAATTTTAAGCAGACAAAAGGTCAGCATACACACGGATTAAAAGTGATATTTCAATGCACAGTGAAAATATATGTGGTAGCGATACATGTAATCGAAAATTTCCATCTGTGCATTGAAGATAAGTGTACCATACTTGTGTTGATTGTTgaatacagaaaaaaaaaattatgaatatatgtAAACTCACAACTCTCTCTTGTTCCTCTTCATATTCCTGCTGCATTCGCTGATAATATCTTTTCTTAGCTTCCTCACTGAAACTTCCACGACTTGAGCTATTACTTGTATACCTCCAAGACGATGTTGTCTGCACTTTATTCAACTTTTGAAGGAAAGGAGCATATAAGTTTATTTTCAAAGAGTTTAACCAAGTATAAGCAAGCATAGGGCAGAAACATATGATCATAAATCAAAAACAGGAAAGTTTAGTCGACTCCATGACTTCGACTAGGCAGCATTTTCCCTGAGCAAACCCTTCGACTAAGTGGAATTGACAGGGGACAAGGTCACAAGGCCTGATGCGGAGGGTCACCCTACTGCCCTATTGCAGTGCAATATTAGGCATAGAAGGGTGATACATAGAGGGAAAAACTAGCAATTATCCTGGGAGATCATATTGACCTAGAAACCCTTCTCTGCTGGTTTTACCTAAAGATACCACCTAATGTCATAACCACATATCCAAGGCTTGAGAGATTTTGGGACTTAAATTCATTACATTAGATTTGTCTTGTCAGGCTAAAACTTGTCAACAAAGGATCTATAATGTTGTCCTCCTTGGCTAAGGAGGACACGCTTAAAGAACAGTACGAGTCTGCACTAAGAAATTTAACAAATTAATAACCCATAGCTAATTATATTACCTGAGTGTAGAACCAGTCCACGCTTCTGCGAACTTGAGTAATCTGGAGTTCCACAGGAACACAAATGAAAGGTCAAATATGAAATCTTCGCAACAACTAGATAGCACAACAAATAAAAGAATCCAGAGCAAGTACATATCACAAATATGATAGAAACGCAAAATTGCCAATAATCTCACATAGTCACATCAGTAGcaaatattacaaaccaatttCATGCGCATGATTAGTAAGCTCTACCTGATTATAAGGTTTCCATACTAGCAAAGTTGTTGTAGGCTTGTGAACGATAAGATTGGATCACTTGATACCCAATTGGCCTACGCAGAGCAAAACCGCAACTAAGCAGTAGGTCGACGCGCAAGCTAGACTAACCACGGAACCTAGCGAAGCAGGCTGGAACTGCCAGACATTAACGACGCGTCATGTGGGATAGCATCCTCAAGAAATTCTAACGAACATAAGCCTAACAAGGGGAGGAGAGGGGCACGCACCGCGAAACTGGCAGTGGTGACGCCGATGAGGCCGAAGATGAGGATTCCCCATGCCTTGGACGGCCGCCGCTCCTGCTCCCTcgacgcgccggcgccggcgctctGGCGGTCTGATTTGTCCTCCTGCGGATGCGGGTGCGGCGCCATCTTCTATGGGGCTCCCCGCAACAGATTTTCTTATCTCCCGGTTCGAGCTCGACGGCGAGGGGCGCCGGAGACCAAGATCATGCTTTCCCGATCGAATTCCTTCTCCTTTACAGCCAGCTCCCTCCCCGCGGCGCTGCTGCGTTGGGCGCGGCGACCTCAAGGGGGAGGACGAATTGGAGTTGGATTGGTGGGGCGAGGGACGCGGCCGGGAAACGGGAGGGAGAGTCGAGTCGCGACTCGCGAGGCCTCAAGCGCACCGTGTGCCGATGCGTAGCCGCGTAGGGCGAG harbors:
- the LOC136538136 gene encoding uncharacterized protein, yielding MAPHPHPQEDKSDRQSAGAGASREQERRPSKAWGILIFGLIGVTTASFAITQVRRSVDWFYTQLNKVQTTSSWRYTSNSSSRGSFSEEAKKRYYQRMQQEYEEEQERVQRIRHMQSVFNRERNKFRRGYESWRENGPPGGYNYIPRDDWYWQTDTSHSEHKNRRTYTPAGPRVYPMSHHYAVLGLDRSRATPYTDAEVKTAFRTKAMEVHPDQNQDDREAAEEKFKEVVKSYEAIKLERKNG